In Pseudomonas fakonensis, one DNA window encodes the following:
- a CDS encoding DUF2986 domain-containing protein, translated as MNRRKKINQLLKAHAKKASAKLAPRSKDKYICKAERQRLADEAAAQANAPAEG; from the coding sequence ATGAACCGCCGCAAGAAGATCAACCAGTTGCTCAAGGCCCACGCCAAGAAGGCCAGCGCCAAGCTGGCACCCAGGAGCAAGGACAAGTACATCTGCAAGGCCGAGCGCCAGCGCCTGGCCGACGAAGCAGCCGCCCAGGCGAACGCGCCTGCCGAGGGCTGA